TAAGAGTCTTGAGAGTGAGTGAGGTTTTTTTTATCTCTGCTGATCCATTTTATTCCAGTAGACTTTAGTTGGCTAGTTGGGCACACCGAATGAATATGGCCTTGACAAATATCTTTGTAAGAATTTAGAAGCGGCTAGCTGTTGGCGTCTCCAAAATGTATCTCTATTTTCTTCCGTACTTTAAGAGCTCGTTGTACAATGAGTCTGAGTTCTTGTACATTTGAGCCGGCCGGTGATAGAACGATAGAAATTTGCATAAAAAcatcacaaataaatataatagaagTCGTTTAtcgtattaaatattttagttaatgacttggtttatattttcttataatttcgATTATCATATGTGATattgaaatatttgtttaatttatttaaaatttgtgtattatttaacttttattttataataaatattttgatatattatttttgttttaatttagcTTATAACTTATGATATAAATATGTTGTTATATAATTTACGACTGTTCGTTTGGTCGACGCAACTTCCTGCTGTACCTGTAAAAACGGACAACAACCAAACGAATAAGATGTAGCTGCATGAACCTCCAGACAAATAGTCTTATGGACTTTGACCGAACACAACCAACCCTGACTAAACTTCTTGAGAAGTACTGGCAACAAGATCCAGTTTAAAGGCCCAATTTTGGAGAAATCTTAGAAATGCTTATGCAACTACTCCATGAGCTATCATTCTCTCCGCTCAAGTAAAACAATTACCAAAGCGAGTCTGACAACTATAAGCAATAATATGTCCGGGAGCAGGACGAGGAGCGCCAAAAGGATAAATAAAATGGTGGCCTATtcacatttttcttttaatgaatGGAAAATTTATTCAACCAAAACTTTTATTTACATCAAatgcattagttttttttatatttaaagaatcaaaaaatgttttaaataaaataatttatccaGCTCCTTCATTTGTTTCTTGTATCCCAAACTAAGTGATCAACCCTTCATCAAGGTACTGCTGCCCCTTCCCTTTCACTGAAAACAACATGAGTCTCATTGTCTTGTCCACAACTCTGATCAAGCAGCTAGTATCTTTCGGTTGTTCTCCATATCTTCTAGTATTGCGTTCTCTCTAGACTGTATGCATCATGGTGGCCTATTCTCATCTTGCTTTGTGTAGTTTTTGTATCTAACGGAGAGGAATCTCTTTATaacttctgtttttttattaCTGTATTCGATTTCATAACAGTGTTCTTTTGAGAAACGAATCACTGAGCGGCAATGAGATTTAGTTCCGAGTGAAACTTTATATCAATCGATAGTGCCATTCAGATACATACACTTTTTTGTTGAGAacatatacattatttatttgcAATTTACAAAGGGGTAGGTTTATGATTTTGTTATCACTCTTCTACTGGTAGTTCATTCTCTGTCCAGGCAACGTATCCTCCAGCAATGTCTGTAACCCCGGTGAAACCCtgttcacacacacacacgaggCATCATTAAAACCGCCTTCTCAGTTTTAACAAATACTATCACTTAATGAATCATACTTACAGCAGTGAGAAGTTCAGTTGAAGCCAAGAGAGATCTTTCCCCGCTCTCACAACCCTACaatatttcatttataataTGAGTTTGTGTTCATAACTATTACTAGACATTTTGCTAAAGTATAAGCTTACGATGATGATCTCGTCGTGTTTCCTGAAGTGGGACGAGACCTGTCTTAAAAAACTCCGGTTCTTAACCATTCCTGCAACATTATTTTAGGCTTTGGTGTtaatttcaactttttttttatatagaggAAACCAAAGGTCGGTTTGAAAATGAACCTGATCCGACTCTGTACATGTAAGGCACGTTAATAGCACTAGGCGGATGTCCGATGCTGAACTCGTCTGGTGTCCTCACGTCGAGATACTTATATCCTGCTTGAGCTAGCTCACGCGCAACTCTCACCGGTACTGATGTCGGAACTCTAGCTGCTTCCGCTGCAACATTTGCTCTGCCTGTTGTTACTTTCctccttcaaaaaaaaaacaatttaataaattaagtcATTTCCTCTAATGCTAAGAGAGATTCCAAAACGTTAGCTCACCATCGAAAGCTTGAGTTCTGACGATCTGCAACAGCGACGACTCTTCTTGTTGCCGTTGGTAGTTTCCACTTGAAAGATCTACACACTTCTAGAGGTGGAGATATAGCCGATGACCAGCTTCCGATTCGTGTGGCTGTGTTTAAAGCAGATTCCATTTTTTATTCTTGTGTTTGTAGATACTTTGAGTTATACTTCTCGTGCatgttatgtatatatatacagacACAAAGCCAAAGGATATGGAACTACTGACACGTCAGCCAGTTCTAGAAGATCTATCCGAGTCCAACATGTAAGCCATGCGGGGAATGGATATCAGATGATAAAGTCCAACTCGGTTACCTCGTAAGTCGTAATATGGATAACTTGCTGACTCGGATTAGATAACACTATACGTTTCTTATTAAGGCCcagatttatataatataagggCCTAAGGCCCATTAACGAAACGAAAGAGAGTGAAAGCAAGGGAAGCTTTCTGATGATGGTGGATTAGCGATTGTTCGACGACGATGATGATGGCGAGGTTTATCCCTGTATCGTCTTGTCAGTTTCGTTTCGGCTTCCGTGAGCTTCCTCCTTCGTCGTCGTCTCTCAATCCAAGACGTTTCGAGGTAAATCTCGTTTCATTTTCGTGTGTGATGGTAGTGTGATTGGTTTAATTGAAGTCAGATGTTCTTAATCAGGTCTCTCGCCGGAGATTTTCGATCAAATGCTCGTCATCTGAGTCGGATGATGGTGTAGATTCGGTATCTATTAACAGTTCGACATACAGCTGGTTCACCGGACTCGGCGGTATCGGGATGTTAGACACCGCGTATTTAACCTACCTGAAACTCACCGGCTCCGATGCATTTTGCCCCGTTGGTGGTGGTACTTGCGGCGATGTATTGAACAGCGATTACGCCCTTGTTTTTGGTAACTATACGTCGCTT
The Brassica napus cultivar Da-Ae chromosome A1, Da-Ae, whole genome shotgun sequence DNA segment above includes these coding regions:
- the LOC106346829 gene encoding senescence-associated protein DIN1 isoform X1, translated to MESALNTATRIGSWSSAISPPLEVCRSFKWKLPTATRRVVAVADRQNSSFRWRKVTTGRANVAAEAARVPTSVPVRVARELAQAGYKYLDVRTPDEFSIGHPPSAINVPYMYRVGSGMVKNRSFLRQVSSHFRKHDEIIIGCESGERSLLASTELLTAGFTGVTDIAGGYVAWTENELPVEE
- the LOC106346829 gene encoding senescence-associated protein DIN1 isoform X2, with product MESALNTATRIGSWSSAISPPLEVCRSFKWKLPTATRRVVAVADRQNSSFRWRKVTTGRANVAAEAARVPTSVPVRVARELAQAGYKYLDVRTPDEFSIGHPPSAINVPYMYRVGSGMVKNRSFLRQVSSHFRKHDEIIIGCESGERSLLASTELLTAVRFHRGYRHCWRIRCLDRE